A region from the Canis lupus baileyi chromosome 27, mCanLup2.hap1, whole genome shotgun sequence genome encodes:
- the LHFPL7 gene encoding LHFPL tetraspan subfamily member 7 protein has product MVGSVWAALGLSLACISALGLISPAWFQSHTFSFGVLTYCSWPQGDSWNQSCGTFRSLDDIPDFAWKVSAAILLGGWLLLAFNAVLLLAWALAPKRLCPRRGNGPMPGVQAAAATVTIVGLLVFPISLASPFAKGACGASSVYHGGQCQLGWGYVIAILSAVLASFLPMIGWPHMTKVHGRIILFSGDTEKIILMPEMSI; this is encoded by the exons ATGGTGGGTAGCGTGTGGGCAGCCCTGGGACTTTCCCTAGCCTGCATCTCGGCCCTTGGCCTCATCTCTCCTGCGTGGTTCCAGTCCCACACCTTCTCCTTTGGCGTCCTCACCTACTGCTCCTGGCCTCAGGGTGACAGCTGGAACCAGAGCTGTGGGACCTTCAGGTCCCTGGATGATATTCCTGACTTTGCCTGGAAG GTCTCAGCTGCAATTCTCCTTGGAGGATGGCTCTTGTTGGCCTTCAATGCAGTTCTCCTCCTAGCTTGGGCCCTGGCCCCCAAAAGGCTGTGTCCCAGAAGGGGCAATGGCCCAATGCCAGGGGTGCAGGCAGCTGCAG CCACTGTCACCATTGTGGGTCTGCTGGTTTTCCCCATCAGCCTGGCCTCTCCATTTGCCAAGGGAGCCTGTGGAGCCTCCTCTGTGTACCACGGTGGGCAGTGCCAGCTGGGCTGGGGCTATGTGATTGCCATCCTCAGTGCAGTCCTGGCCAGCTTCCTGCCTATGATTGGGTGGCCCCACATGACCAAGGTCCATGGGAGGATCATCCTCTTCTCTGGTGACACTGAGAAAATCATCCTCATGCCAGAAATGAGCATATAA